Proteins found in one Zea mays cultivar B73 chromosome 1, Zm-B73-REFERENCE-NAM-5.0, whole genome shotgun sequence genomic segment:
- the LOC100381815 gene encoding protein VAC14 homolog isoform X5 yields MDIVDLEERSMREIAGLYRKFSFDVQIVPPVLNSFLDQDSRVRYYACEALYNIAKVVRGDFIIYFNKIFDALCKLSADSDANVQSAAHLLDRLVKDIVTESDQFSIEEFIPLLRERMNVLNPYVRQFLVGWITVLDSVPDIDMLGFLPDFLDGLFNMLSDSSHEIRQQADAALSEFLQEIKNSPNVDYGRMAEILVRRAGSTDEFTRLTSITWINEFVKLGGEQLVPYYADILGAILPCISDEEEKIRVVARETNEELRAIKADPTEGFDIGAILSIAKRELNSEHEATRTEALHWFFTLLDQYRAEFLAYLNDIFDPLLNALSDPSDVVVLLVLEVHARIAEESHHFHHLVSYLICTFHNNHFLLEKRGALIVRRLCVLLGAEKVYREFSTILESEVDLDFASVMVQALNLILLTSTELGELRSLLKKSLVDSCGKDLFQSLYASWRHSPMATISLCLLAQAYSHASCVIQSLGEEDINVKFLVQLDKLIRLLETPVFAYLRLQLLEPGKHTWLLKTLYGLLMLLPQQSAAFKILRTRLKTVPFSENIKRTSSANPYSQILQVTEDGNRNQDTQNYSAINFPSLLQQFEHMQLQHRNHLKDQLQSRKSASALTLSQELC; encoded by the exons ATGGATATTGTGGATCTGGAAGAAAGGTCAATGAGGGAGATTGCAGGGCTCTACAGAAAATTTTCCTTTGATGTG CAAATCGTGCCTCCTGTGCTTAATTCTTTCCTGGACCAAGATAGCAGAGTGCGTTACTATGCTTGTGAAGCGCTATACAACATAGCAAAG GTTGTAAGAGGGGATTTCATCATCTACTTCAACAAAATTTTTGATGCTTTATGCAAGCTTTCTGCAGATTCCGATGCTAATGTTCAAAGTGCAGCTCACCTTCTTGACAGGCTTGTCAAG GATATCGTAACCGAGAGTGACCAGTTCAG CATAGAAGAATTCATACCGCTTTTGAGAGAGCGCATGAATGTGCTGAATCCTTATGTAAGACAATTTTTGGTGGGGTGGATAACAGTGTTAGacagtgttcctgatattgacatGCTTGGTTTCCTTCCTGATTTTCTCGATG GTTTATTCAATATGCTGAGTGATTCCAGCCATGAGATAAGGCAGCAAGCTGATGCAGCACTTTCTGAGTTTCTGCAGGAGATAAAGAACTCACCA AATGTAGATTATGGTCGTATGGCTGAAATACTTGTTCGGAGGGCAGGCTCTACTGATGAATTCACTCGGTTGACGTCTATCACATGG ATCAACGAGTTTGTGAAGCTTGGTGGGGAACAACTTGTTCCTTACTATGCAGATATACTGGGTGCTATCTTACCATGCATATCTGACGAGGAGGAGAAAATCCGAGTG GTTGCACGTGAAACAAATGAGGAACTACGTGCTATAAAAGCTGATCCAACTGAGGGATTTGATATTGGAGCAATCCTTTCAATCGCAAAAAG AGAATTAAACAGTGAGCATGAGGCCACACGAACTGAAGCATTGCATTGGTTCTTCACTTTGCTGGATCAATATCGTGCTGAG TTCTTGGCGTACCTGAACGATATTTTTGATCCACTCCTTAATGCACTTTCTGATCCTTCAGACGTG GTTGTCCTATTAGTATTGGAAGTTCATGCACGTATAGCTGAAGAGTCTCACCACTTCCATCATCTTGTATCCTACCTAATCTGCACCTTCCACAACAACCATTTTCTACTGGAGAA GCGTGGTGCTTTGATAGTCCGTCGCCTCTGCGTTCTTCTGGGTGCTGAAAAAGTATATCGTGAGTTCTCCACTATTCTTGAGAGTGAAGTTGACCTTGATTTTGCATCCGTCATGGTTCAG GCTTTGAATTTGATTTTGCTCACATCAACTGAACTTGGTGAGCTCCGCTCTCTTCTTAAGAAGTCGTTAGTGGATTCCTGTGGCAAGGACTTGTTTCAGTCATTATATGCTTCGTGGCGCCACTCTCCGATGGCTACAATAAGTTTGTGTTTACTTGCTCAG GCATACAGTCATGCGAGCTGTGTTATTCAGTCGCTGGGAGAAGAAGACATAAATGTGAAATTTTTGGTTCAGTTAGATAAATTGATCCGTCTCTTAGAGACTCCAGTATTTGCTTACTTGCGTTTGCAG CTTCTTGAGCCTGGAAAGCACACCTGGCTTCTGAAAACTCTTTATGGTCTCCTGATGCTGTTGCCTCAG CAAAGTGCGGCCTTCAAGATCTTGAGGACTCGACTGAAAACTGTGCCATTCAGTGAAAATATTAAGCGCACATCTTCAGCAAATCCATACTCCCAGATTCTGCAAGTGACAGAAGATGGCAATAGAAACCAAGATACACAGAACTATAGTGCAATCAATTTCCCGTCCCTTCTCCAGCAATTTGAGCACATGCAGCTGCAGCACCGTAACCATTTGAAGGATCAACTGCAATCCCGCAAATCTGCTTCAGCTCTAACGTTATCTCAG GAACTTTGTTAA